The proteins below come from a single Chrysoperla carnea chromosome 1, inChrCarn1.1, whole genome shotgun sequence genomic window:
- the LOC123305781 gene encoding ejaculatory bulb-specific protein 3-like, protein MLKIINSTFVLLYLLFAVVSTDEPKGTYTTKYDNINLDDILSNKRLLKNYVKCLLSEGPCTNDGAELKQSIPDAIETNCTKCTQTQKEGSQKVMYFLIDNEKEAWAQLEKKFDPTGSYKKRYLANKDYKDVLTTVKSVED, encoded by the exons atgttaaaaattataaattcaacttttgttctgttatatttattatttgctgTGGTATCTACTGATGAACCTAAAGGGACTTATACAACAAAATACGACAATATTAATCTTGacgatattttatcaaataaacgattattaaaaaattacgttaaatgtttattaagtGAAGGCCCTTGTACAAATGATGGTGCTGAATTAAAAC aatCAATACCAGATGCTATTGAAACAAATTGTACTAAATGCACTCAAACTCAAAAAGAAGGGTCACAAAAAgtgatgtattttttaattgataatgaaAAGGAGGCATGGGCGCAATTGGAAAAGAAATTTGACCCGACTGGTAGTTATAAGAAACGATATTTAGCCAACAAAGATTATAAAGATGTTTTGACTACCGTTAAAAGTGTAGAAGACTAA